CATGAAGATGTAGGTCAAATCCTACCAGATTTACCAGTGGGCAAGGTCCACGGCATAGGCAAAAAAAGTACAAAAAAACTAAATGATATAGGTATTTACAAGGTAGCTGATCTGCTAAAACTAGACCTAAACTTTTTAGAGGAACTTTTTGGCAAAAATGGATCCTATGTTTATGGGGTTATAAGAGGGATAGATCCAAGGCCTGTAAATCCTACTAGGGATAGAAAATCTATTGGCAAGGAACGCACCTTTAGAGAAAACACATCAGATCCTGATATTTTAAAATCTTACCTAAGAAAAATTTCAGAACTCATAGAAGCTGAGATGGTAAAAAAAGAAATCCAGGGCAAAACCCTTTCTATAAAACTAAAAAATGCAGAATTCAAAAACAAAAACAGATCTATTACCCTCCAAGAACCAGTTTATAAAAAAGAAGACATCTATAGAGAAGCCGTCATGCTTTTTGACCAGACCTTTAAAGGCGAAGAGATAAGGCTAATCGGTATCTCCCTATCAAACCTCAGTGAGAAAAATATAGACCAGCTAAGTTTTTTATAGGATTTCTAAAAATAGATACAAAAAAGACCATGGTTTTGCATGGTCTTTTCATTATTCATCTAACAATGATTCTTGTTTGCTTTCGCCTGGATCTTCTTCGACTTCCTTGCCCATTTTCTTTGCAAGGTCATCTTTGAAGGCCTTTCTGACTTTTTCGTCAATTTCTTTTGCTAATTCTGGATTTTCATCTAGCATATCTTTGACTTTTTCACGGCCTTGACCAAGTTTTTCCTCACCGTATGAATACCAAGATCCAGCCTTTTCTATTATATCTAGGTCTACTGCTGTATCTAGGAGGACACCAGTTTTTGAAATTCCCTTGCCATACATGATGTCAAATTCTACAATCTTAAATGGTGGAGCTACCTTGTTTTTTACAATTTTGACCCTGGTTCTAGAACCTATTGAGTCCTCTCCCTCGGTGATTGTTTTTATCCTTCTGATATCCATCCTGACTGATGAATAGAATTTTAGGGCACGGCCACCTGTTGTTGTCTCTGGGTTTCCAAACATAACACCGATTTTCTCCCTAAGTTGGTTGATAAATATAACTGTTGTGTTTGATTTTGAGATGATACCTGTTAGCCTTCTGAGGGCCTGACTCATAAGTCTAGCCTGTAGACCCATATGGCTATCTCCCATCTCTCCTTCGATTTCTGCCTTTGGCACAAGGGCTGCAACTGAGTCTATAACAATAAGACCAACTGCATTTGACCTTACAAGGCTTTCAGCTATATCAAGTCCTGCCTCACCAGTATCTGGTTGAGAAAGGATTAGCTCATCAACATTTACCCCGAGATTTTCTGCATATTCAGCATCTAGTGCGTGCTCTGCATCGACAAAGGCACACATATCGCCTAGCTTTTGAGCTTCTGCTATTATGTGTAGGGCTAGTGTTGTCTTACCAGATGATTCTGGTCCATAGATTTCTATAACCCTGCCTCTTGGGATACCACCGATACCCAAAGCTATATCTAGGTTTACAGCTCCTGTTGGTATAGCATCAATCGCTACCCTTGGGGCTTCTCCCATTTTCATTATAGATCCCTTACCGTATTTTTTTTCTATCTGTTTAAAGGCCTGATCTAAGGCCTTTTGTCTTTCTTTATCCATAATGTCTCCTTATAAGTAATAATCACATATCTTTTACTATTATTATATATTATTTTAAATTTTATTAAAGAAATATCTCATATATTAACTTTTAATAAGTTTAGCAAAAGCAATATCAGCTGGCAGATTAGCATAGCAGCTAGTCCTAGGTTCATCAGCTGCATGCTGAGTGCTGTGGGTATCAAAATAAACAAGATCCCACCAACTAGTACTATATTTAGGCTGCGTTTTGCTTCTTTATCCTCATTTTTTAAAAGCTCTAAAAGTATAATTATCCCTGCTAGGATGAGGCTTATGACAAAAAGTATTGGGAAATAATTTCCATTGCCCCAGGTCATTGAGGATAAAAAATTATACTTATTTATAATAATTTTCGCTCCTTCTGTCATAGT
This window of the Anaerococcus mediterraneensis genome carries:
- a CDS encoding DNA polymerase IV, translated to MKYIIHIDCDAFYASCEEIRNPKLKNIPMAVGGLSNKSIITTANYKARKFGIHSAMPVFMAKSLCPDLFMVGVDHPYYREKSKEVFAIIKKYAHLFEQVSIDEAYIQIDLDDPIDFAKNLQKEILDKTQIPISIGISYNKFLAKLASDWNKPFGIKYIGHEDVGQILPDLPVGKVHGIGKKSTKKLNDIGIYKVADLLKLDLNFLEELFGKNGSYVYGVIRGIDPRPVNPTRDRKSIGKERTFRENTSDPDILKSYLRKISELIEAEMVKKEIQGKTLSIKLKNAEFKNKNRSITLQEPVYKKEDIYREAVMLFDQTFKGEEIRLIGISLSNLSEKNIDQLSFL
- the recA gene encoding recombinase RecA, with translation MDKERQKALDQAFKQIEKKYGKGSIMKMGEAPRVAIDAIPTGAVNLDIALGIGGIPRGRVIEIYGPESSGKTTLALHIIAEAQKLGDMCAFVDAEHALDAEYAENLGVNVDELILSQPDTGEAGLDIAESLVRSNAVGLIVIDSVAALVPKAEIEGEMGDSHMGLQARLMSQALRRLTGIISKSNTTVIFINQLREKIGVMFGNPETTTGGRALKFYSSVRMDIRRIKTITEGEDSIGSRTRVKIVKNKVAPPFKIVEFDIMYGKGISKTGVLLDTAVDLDIIEKAGSWYSYGEEKLGQGREKVKDMLDENPELAKEIDEKVRKAFKDDLAKKMGKEVEEDPGESKQESLLDE